The genomic DNA CCGGTTATGATTCACCGTGCAATCCTCGGTTCTCTGGAGCGCTTCATCGGCATCCTGACTGAAGAGTTTGCCGGCTTCTTCCCAACCTGGCTTGCGCCAGTGCAGGTCGTGGTGATGAACATTACCGATTCTCAGGCTGAATACGTTAAAGAATTGACGCAGAAACTACAAAATGCGGGCATTCGCGTAAAAGCAGACTTGAGAAATGAGAAGATTGGCTTTAAAATCCGCGAGCACACTTTACGTCGTGTCCCGTATATGTTGGTCTGTGGTGATAAAGAGGTGGAAGCAGGCAAAGTTGCCGTTCGCACCCGCCGTGGTAAAGACCTGGGGAGCCTGGACGTAAGTGAAGTGATTGAGAAGCTGCAACAAGAGATTCGCAGCCGCAGTCTTCAACAACTGGAGGAATAAGGTATTAAAGGCGGAAAACGAGTTCAAACGGCACGTCCGAATCGTATCAATGGCGAGATTCGCGCCCAGGAAGTTCGCTTAACAGGTCTGGAAGGCGAGCAGCTGGGGATTGTGAGTCTGAGAGAAGCGATCGAAAAGGCTGAAGAAGCTGGAGTAGATTTAGTTGAAATCAGCCCTAACGCCGAACCGCCAGTTTGTCGTATCATGGACTACGGCAAGTTCCTTTATGAAAAGAGTAAGTCTTCTAAGGAACAGAAGAAAAAGCAAAAAGTTATCCAGGTTAAGGAAATTAAATTCCGTCCTGGTACCGACGATGGCGATTATCAGGTAAAACTCCGCAGCCTGATTCGCTTTCTGGAAGATGGCGATAAGGCCAAGATCACACTGCGTTTCCGCGGTCGTGAGATGGCCCACCAACAGATTGGTATGGAAGTGCTTAACCGCGTCCGTGACGATCTGAGTGAACTGGCAGTAGTCGAATCCTTCCCTACGAAGATCGAAGGCCGCCAGATGATCATGGTGCTCGCTCCTAAGAAGAAACAGTAAGGCCTTCAAGCAGCAAAACCTGTGGAGCCTTCGGGTCTCATAGGTTTTGTTCGCCTATGTTTCGTTTATTTAACAATGCGAAGTGGAAGTAATTAAGATGCCAAAAATTAAGACCGTACGCGGTGCTGCTAAGCGCTTCAAAAAAACCGGTGGTGGTGGATTTAAGCGTAAGCACGCAAACCTGCGTCATATTCTGACCAAAAAATCTACTAAGCGTAAACGTCACCTGCGTCCAAAAGGCCTTGTTTCTAAAGGCGATCTGGGTCTGGTTATCGCGTGCCTGCCGTACGCATAAGCCGTTAACGTTTAATTTTTTACTAAGAATATAGATACAGGAGAGCACATATGGCTCGCGTAAAACGTGGTGTAATTGCACGTGCACGTCACAAGAAAATTTTGAAACAAGCTAAAGGCTACTACGGTGCGCGTTCACGCGTATACCGCGTTGCCTTCCAGGCTGTTATCAAAGCAGGTCAGTACGCTTACCGTGACCGTCGTCAACGTAAGCGTCAGTTCCGTCAACTGTGGATTGCGCGTATCAACGCAGCAGCACGTCAGAACGGTATTTCTTACAGCAAATTCATCAACGGCCTGAAAAAAGCCTCTGTTGAAATCGACCGTAAGATCCTGGCTGACATCGCAGTATTCGACAAAGTAGCGTTCACCGCTCTGGTCGAAAAAGCGAAAGCAGCACTGGCATAAGCCAGTTGAAAGAGGGGGCTTCGCTCCCTCTTTTCATTTAACACCATCAGAACATTGACTTTTACCCGTGCAACCTTTTCAATAAGGTCTTAACGGTTTTTTACCACACAAGGTAACGCAAGCATGAATGCTGCTATTTTCCGCTTCTTCTTTTACTTTAGCACCTGAATTCAGGAGGCTAGCGCGTGAAAGATGAAACGAAAAACAGCGCCAGATAAGCCTCCTGATGGAGGCTTTTTTTGTGTCTAAATTCGAGAGAATAACTCCACCAAATCGGTGTCTGCACCGACATAATGAGGAAAATCATGTCACATCTCGCAGAGCTGGTTGCCAGTGCAACAGCCGCCATTAATCAGGCCTCAGATGTTGCCGCGTTAGACAATGTCCGCGTCGAATATCTCGGTAAGAAAGGGCATTTGACCCTTCAAATGACAACCCTGCGTGAACTGCCGCCAGAGGAACGCCCGGCAGCGGGTGCGGTCATTAACGAAGCCAAAGAGCAGGTGCAACAGGCACTGAACGCGCGCAAAGCTGAGCTGGAAAGCGCGGTGCTGAATGCGCGTCTGGCGGCAGAGACTATCGATGTCTCCCTGCCGGGTCGCCGTATTGAAAATGGTGGCCTGCATCCGGTTACCCGCACCATTGATCGCATTGAAAGTTTCTTCGGTGAGCTCGGCTTTACCGTGGCGACTGGCCCGGAAATCGAAGATGATTACCACAACTTCGACGCCCTCAATATTCCAGGCCATCATCCGGCACGTGCTGACCACGACACTTTCTGGTTCGACGCCACCCGTCTGCTGCGTACTCAGACCTCGGGCGTTCAGATCCGTACCATGAAGGAGCAGGAGCCCCCGATCCGCATCATCGCACCGGGCCGCGTGTACCGTAACGACTACGATCAGACCCATACCCCGATGTTCCATCAGATGGAAGGCCTGATTGTTGATAAGAACATCAGCTTTACCAACCTGAAAGGTACGCTGCACGATTTCCTGAACAACTTCTTTGAGGAAGACCTGCAGGTTCGTTTCCGTCCGTCCTACTTCCCATTCACTGAACCGTCTGCGGAAGTTGACGTGATGGGTAAAAACGGCAAATGGCTGGAAGTGCTGGGCTGCGGCATGGTGCATCCAAACGTTCTGCGCAACGTGGGTATCGATCCAGAAGTCTACTCCGGCTTTGCGTTCGGTATGGGCATGGAGCGTCTGACAATGCTGCGCTATGGCGTGACCGATTTGCGTGCATTCTTCGAAAACGATCTGCGTTTCCTCAAACAGTTTAAATAAGGGCAGGACAGAACAATGAAATTCAGTGAACTGTGGTTACGCGAATGGGTGAACACCACGCTTGATAGCGAAGCGCTTTCCAACCAGATCACCATGGCGGGTCTGGAAGTTGACGGTGTTGAGCCGGTTTCTGGCGCTTTCAATGGCGTCGTTGTGGGCGAAGTGGTTGAGTGCGGTCAGCACCCTAACGCTGACAAGCTGCGTGTGACAAAAGTTAACGTAGGCGGCGATCGCCTGCTGGATATCGTCTGCGGCGCGCCAAACTGCCGTCAGGGCCTGAAAGTGGCCGTGGCGACCGTGGGGGCAGTACTGCCGGGCGATTTTAAAATTAAAGCAGCGAAACTGCGCGGTGAGCCGTCTGAAGGCATG from Enterobacter ludwigii includes the following:
- the infC gene encoding translation initiation factor IF-3 — its product is MKGGKRVQTARPNRINGEIRAQEVRLTGLEGEQLGIVSLREAIEKAEEAGVDLVEISPNAEPPVCRIMDYGKFLYEKSKSSKEQKKKQKVIQVKEIKFRPGTDDGDYQVKLRSLIRFLEDGDKAKITLRFRGREMAHQQIGMEVLNRVRDDLSELAVVESFPTKIEGRQMIMVLAPKKKQ
- the rplT gene encoding 50S ribosomal protein L20, with the translated sequence MARVKRGVIARARHKKILKQAKGYYGARSRVYRVAFQAVIKAGQYAYRDRRQRKRQFRQLWIARINAAARQNGISYSKFINGLKKASVEIDRKILADIAVFDKVAFTALVEKAKAALA
- the pheS gene encoding phenylalanine--tRNA ligase subunit alpha, which encodes MSHLAELVASATAAINQASDVAALDNVRVEYLGKKGHLTLQMTTLRELPPEERPAAGAVINEAKEQVQQALNARKAELESAVLNARLAAETIDVSLPGRRIENGGLHPVTRTIDRIESFFGELGFTVATGPEIEDDYHNFDALNIPGHHPARADHDTFWFDATRLLRTQTSGVQIRTMKEQEPPIRIIAPGRVYRNDYDQTHTPMFHQMEGLIVDKNISFTNLKGTLHDFLNNFFEEDLQVRFRPSYFPFTEPSAEVDVMGKNGKWLEVLGCGMVHPNVLRNVGIDPEVYSGFAFGMGMERLTMLRYGVTDLRAFFENDLRFLKQFK
- the pheM gene encoding pheST operon leader peptide PheM — protein: MNAAIFRFFFYFST
- the rpmI gene encoding 50S ribosomal protein L35 codes for the protein MPKIKTVRGAAKRFKKTGGGGFKRKHANLRHILTKKSTKRKRHLRPKGLVSKGDLGLVIACLPYA